Within Bacteroidales bacterium, the genomic segment CCTTAACGATGCCAAACGGGCCATCAAAAAAGGTGATCAGGCAAAGCGTGCAAACAATTATGAAGAAGCCATTGCCGCATTTAAAGAATGCGCAGATATTAGCGAACAACTGGATGCTGATGAAGCGGATGAACTTAAGGCCGTAGCTCAGCAAAAGTTTACCAAAACCCATCTGGATTATGGCAACGAGCTGCTAACGCAGAATGAATACGATCAGGCTCTTGAATATTATAACAAGACAGTAAAGTTTGCAAAACAATATGACTTTCCGGATTATCTGAACAAGGCGGAAAATAACATTCCGGATGTTTATTATGCCCAGGGAAAGAATCATCTTTCCGAATCTAAATACGAAGAGGCCATAGAGTTCTTCAATAAAGCCATAGAAGGCGATCCCGATTACGGTATGGCATATATTCGAAAAGCTCAGGCATACGGGCAGCTTGGTGATTCCGATGCTATGGAAAAGGCAGTGCAAGAGGCAACAGATATCGGAAAAAAAGCCGGTGAAGATGAAGTTGTCAATACCGCACAAGAGCTTGCTTATAAGTATTTTTATAACCAGGGAGCCACTTCTCTGAAGGATAAAAATTATGCCAATGCCATCCCCAACCTGGAGAAGGCTCTTGAATACGGTGGAAGTCCTACATTAAACCATTCCC encodes:
- a CDS encoding tetratricopeptide repeat protein, which codes for MDKNFKRLTLLLLGLFVIGFATPVNAQEKNLNDAKRAIKKGDQAKRANNYEEAIAAFKECADISEQLDADEADELKAVAQQKFTKTHLDYGNELLTQNEYDQALEYYNKTVKFAKQYDFPDYLNKAENNIPDVYYAQGKNHLSESKYEEAIEFFNKAIEGDPDYGMAYIRKAQAYGQLGDSDAMEKAVQEATDIGKKAGEDEVVNTAQELAYKYFYNQGATSLKDKNYANAIPNLEKALEYGGSPTLNHS